One window from the genome of Salvia splendens isolate huo1 chromosome 9, SspV2, whole genome shotgun sequence encodes:
- the LOC121746783 gene encoding cytochrome c oxidase assembly protein COX19-like isoform X2, translating to MSAGGAFGGNRGARPVPPEKGVFPLDHMHLCDLEKKEYINCLKNEGHKSDKCRQFSKKYLECRMEKNLMAKQDMSELGFRKGDELQAPLSED from the exons ATGAGTGCAG GAGGTGCATTTGGTGGAAACAGAGGAGCAAGACCAGTGCCACCAGAAAAGGGTGTTTTCCCTTTGGATCATATGCATCTATGTGACCTG GAAAAGAAAGAGTACATTAACTGTTTGAAGAATGAGGGTCACAAATCTGATAAATGCAGACAGTTCTCCAAGAAGTACCTGGAGTGTCGTATGGAAAA GAATTTGATGGCAAAGCAAGATATGTCAGAACTTGGATTTAGAAAAGGAGATGAATTGCAAGCTCCTCTTAGTGAAGATTAG
- the LOC121748908 gene encoding purple acid phosphatase 2-like gives MMVVAVAVFAATVLHAAILCSAGMTSSFVRSPQKSVDMPLDSDVFKAPPGYNAPQQVHITQGDHVGEAVIVSWVTVEEPGSSIVQYWAENTSHKHKAEGKFNKYKFYNYTSGYIHHCTIRKLQHDTKYYYEVGVGSSARTFWFTTPPKVGPDAPYTFGVIGDLGQTYDSNITLTHYEKNPNKGQTVLYVGDLSYADNYPFHDNVRWDTWARFVERSVAYQPWIWTAGNHEIDFVPEIGETKPFKPYTNRYRVPYKASNSTAPFWYSVKRASAYIIVLSSYSAYGKYTPQYQWLEDELPKVNRSETPWLIVLMHSPWYNSNTYHYMEGETMRVMYEPWFVKYKVDVVFAGHVHAYERSERVSNIAYNIINGLCSPVSDQSAPVYITIGDGGNIEGLANNLTEPQPKYSAYREASFGHATFSIKNRTHSYYSWHRNQDGYAVEADSLWFFNRFWHQIDDSTTAA, from the exons atgatggtggtggcggtggcggtgttTGCTGCTACGGTTCTACATGCTGCGATTCTTTGCAGTGCAGGGATGACGAGCAGCTTCGTGAGGAGCCCTCAGAAAAGTGTGGATATGCCTCTTGATAGTGATGTGTTCAAGGCGCCTCCCGGCTATAATGCGCCGCAACAg GTGCACATAACGCAAGGGGATCACGTAGGTGAAGCAGTGATTGTATCGTGGGTAACCGTAGAGGAGCCCGGCTCAAGCATAGTTCAATATTGGGCGGAGAACACCAGTCACAAGCATAAGGCAGAGGGAAAATTTAACAAGTACAAATTCTACAATTACACATCTGGCTACATCCATCATTGCACAATTAGGAAATTGCAG CACGACACCAAGTACTACTACGAGGTTGGAGTCGGGTCATCGGCGAGGACGTTCTGGTTCACCACGCCGCCGAAAGTGGGCCCTGACGCACCCTATACATTTGGCGTCATAG GTGATCTTGGACAGACATACGATTCCAACATAACACTCACACATTATGAAAAAAATCCAAATAAAGGACAAACCGTGTTGTACGTGGGCGATCTATCTTATGCCGACAACTACCCGTTTCACGACAACGTGAGATGGGACACGTGGGCGAGGTTTGTTGAAAGAAGCGTCGCTTATCAGCCATGGATTTGGACTGCCGGAAATCACGAGATCGATTTTGTTCCAGAAATT GGAGAAACGAAGCCGTTTAAGCCTTACACCAACCGTTACCGCGTCCCTTACAAAGCATCGAACAGCACTGCTCCGTTTTGGTACTCCGTCAAGAGGGCTTCTGCATATATCATTGTTTTGTCTTCCTATTCAGCCTACG GAAAATACACTCCTCAGTACCAATGGCTTGAGGATGAGCTGCCGAAAGTGAATAGGTCCGAAACGCCGTGGCTGATTGTTCTGATGCATTCTCCATGGTACAATAGCAATACCTATCACTACATGGAAGGTGAAACCATGAGAGTCATGTACGAGCCGTGGTTCGTCAAATACAAAGTCGACGTTGTATTTGCCGGCCATGTCCACGCTTACGAACGCTCG GAGCGCGTGTCTAACATTGCTTACAATATTATCAACGGACTTTGCTCTCCGGTGAGTGACCAGTCTGCTCCGGTGTATATAACCATCGGAGATGGAGGAAATATTGAGGGCCTCGCCAACAA CTTGACGGAGCCACAGCCTAAGTACTCTGCTTATCGAGAGGCGAGCTTTGGACACGCGACATTCAGTATAAAGAACAGGACACACTCTTACTACAGTTGGCATAGGAATCAAGATGGATATGCTGTTGAAGCTGATTCCCTGTGGTTTTTCAACAGATTCTGGCATCAGATTGATGATTCTACTACTGCTGCTTAA
- the LOC121746783 gene encoding cytochrome c oxidase assembly protein COX19-like isoform X1 has protein sequence MIFVAIGGAFGGNRGARPVPPEKGVFPLDHMHLCDLEKKEYINCLKNEGHKSDKCRQFSKKYLECRMEKNLMAKQDMSELGFRKGDELQAPLSED, from the exons ATGATCTTTGTTGCCATAGGAGGTGCATTTGGTGGAAACAGAGGAGCAAGACCAGTGCCACCAGAAAAGGGTGTTTTCCCTTTGGATCATATGCATCTATGTGACCTG GAAAAGAAAGAGTACATTAACTGTTTGAAGAATGAGGGTCACAAATCTGATAAATGCAGACAGTTCTCCAAGAAGTACCTGGAGTGTCGTATGGAAAA GAATTTGATGGCAAAGCAAGATATGTCAGAACTTGGATTTAGAAAAGGAGATGAATTGCAAGCTCCTCTTAGTGAAGATTAG